TTGAAtctctttggggaaaaaaaaaatatatgaaaaaaattcttcctcacaaacatacatacaagtttcCATAATTTGTCCCCAACATCTAAGGGGAAACTAAGGCTCAGcatggtggggagggagagaggtagcCAGTCAAAGTCAGAGAGCTGGTAGTAACACCAGCAAGAAGAAAGCATAATACTTCAAGTGGTCCAGCACTAATGGGAAGACTGTGTGCTGTGTGACCCTGGAGGTTGCTCAGTGTACCCTCGGCCCCCGAATGCCTTCTTAGTCAGACATTCAGTGTCAAGGAACAGAACGCAAGAAGTAATCTCAGAATACAGAAGAAAGGAAGCCCGGTGCTCCCGGAGAAAGCTGGGTCAGAGTACGGGCATCAGTCCTTGGCAGAGGCATAGTAGGTATAAAAGGAGCCTGCAGAagggagagagcaggctgagagGGCGTACCCTAGCGCTGCCTCACTTTCTTATGTGTGGCTGTCTTTCCTAGCAAACCAGAAGGTCTCTTAAGAactggctgctgtccttctcaaCCTTTATCCCAGACCCTGCCACTCTATCAATTCCCCCAGTTTTCTAAATTCAAGGTTCTTCGAAATAAGCCTGTGTCAACTGATTAGAGAAAGAGCAATCCTAAATTTATCCAGAAGGCCAGACATACTTCCAGGTCTCCACTAGTATCCTGGGGGTAATGGTGAAGCAGCTACGAATATCAGCTGTACCCTGTCCCCAGCGTTGCTTCGCAGTCCTGGCAACACACAGCTCAGAGGCAAGGGGCTGCTGCCCTTCCCAGCTGGCGGCTGCATCCTAATGTGGTTTGGAGTCACTCAGCAGGATGTGAGGTCAGGGTGCCCAGACCTGCCATGCTATCTATCTCCACAGGAGGTGTGGGGGGCGATGTCCTGATCGACATTGGCTCTGGCCCCACGatctaccagctgctttcagcatgCGAGGTCTTCCGGGAGATTATTGTCACTGATTACACCCCGCAGAACCTGCAGGAGCTGCAGAAATGGCTGAAGAAGGAGCCAGGAGCCTATGACTGGTCCTCCATAGTGCAACATGTGTGTGAGCTGGAGGGAGACAGGTACCTGCAAGTGGTCCCATGTTGTCCACCCACCTCGTCCTTCTCAGATAAGGCCCCTCTGATGCTCAGTAGAGCATAGGAACCCACCACCCACCTCACTTTCCTCCTGGCCCACCTTAATCTTGTGAACCTGTAACGTTCCCTCTGGGTCAGTCCCACCTCCAGCCCTAATGGTGCCCCAAACCGTTGGGCTctactctccctttctctgtacCTGCTCAACCCAGCTGTAACATCAACTTCTAtgtcacctcctccaggaagtcctGCTGACTGTCCAGCTCCAGCTCACACCATACCCACTCTGCTCTGGAAACTAGTTCAGTGTCTCCTTTGATGTTGGGGTACACAGTTGTTATGGAAAGACAAGCCTTGGGGTGGTCCCTACACTTGTCCCCTAAGCATTGTGACAAAGCACAGAGACCAATGGCAGTGACCTTCTGCAGGTCCTGTGTCACTTTGTTTCATAAGGGTATATGCTCCAACTGTAACAGCAAGGGTCAGTGATTCTGACCTTACcctacagatggggaaactgaggccctggCATAGAGAGGGACCTCTAGCCATGCACAGAGCAGAGTAAAAACAGGTTAATATTTCTGTCCTGAAATATTGGATCAGAATACTGACTCTGTTACAGTCCAGAACAGTCTATGGTGGTCATGGTTAGAGAGACAGTAATTATAGGGGCCTTGGAGATAGCCCCTATAATCATCTGATGTCATGAGTCAAGTGCACATACAGCCAGGAGGAGGGAGCCCCATGGAGCACCTGTTACACAGGAAGACAGCTACCAGCATGCTAGACAGAAgtagtgggaggtgggaggagaggcttTGGCAGGGACAGGAGAGCAAGGTTCTGGGCTAGAGGTGACCTCTCCTGGGAGCTGAGGCGCCTGTAGTTGAGGTGAGAGAACAGGGAAGTGTCTCAGGAAGTCCACGAAAGTGACATGACCTGCACAGCAAGGGCTGTAGACCCATGGATGAAGAGGACATGGTCAGGCATCAGGGAGGGCCACCAAGGCCACATACCGACACACAAGGCTGTGATAAGAGTGACATAATGAtacagcatgtgtgcatgtgcgtgtgaatgtgccagtgtgtatttgtgtttttacTATGTGTGGCTGCagcatgaatatgtatatgtgaatgtgtgtatgtctttgtaagagtatatatttgtatgttaatgtgcatatatgtgtgtgtatgtgtgcatgtatgtgtgtacaatgCACATATGTAGGTATACATGTATGTCtgatgtatgtgcgtgcatgtatgtgtgtgtgtgtgtgtgtgtgcatgtatgtgcgtgtgttaGCATGCATTCCACAGTgggtgtgtggaagtcagaggttaaCCTGTGggacttggttctctcttttcaaCCTATGGGTCCTATGGATTAAACCGCACTCATGAGGCTTGCTTGGCAGCCAGCTCCTTTACCCAGTGAGAGTCACCTCACTAGCTCAGGACCTGCATCTTTAAAAGAACTATTCAGTACACCGAGCTGAGGAGCGTGTCAAACCCAGTCAGGGCAGCAGGTGGCAGGGCTACCCTAGCACTGACAATAACTAAAGAAGTCCCACGGAGGAACTTGGAGGGTGCTGGAGTCTGTAGCAACTCTGTGGGTCTCCTCAGCCACTGtgtcaataaaagaagaaaaaggagacagcTCCAGAGGAATGACTGACCCTGAGGTTGTACTCTGGCCTCCGCACGCATGCGCAAACATTTGCatgcacacctccacacacacacacatgtgcgcccacacacatacatacaaacaaaaataataataatgaaatacacCAAAAAGATGAAATGATTTTAAGAAGAAAGGGAGGTGTGAAGGAGGAGGACAAAATCAAAAGTCAAATCCACTATCACTGGTGGCTGCAAGCAGCTTTGTGCCTTGATTTCCAGCTGCATGGAATGTTGCCAATTAGATTAAATCTCGGAGTGGATGTGGGGCCAGAGAAAATCGTAAGAACCACAAAAGCTGTTTCTCATAATTACAAACTCGATCATTTCTTATATGGGTTCATTACGGACATGCCATCCGTTGTAATCATCACAGCTTCTCTCTGACCCTCTCACAGAAGCAGGTGGCAGGAGAAGGAGGCCAAGCTCCGAAAGACAGTCACTCGTGTACTGAGGTGTGATGTGACCAAGACACCCCCACTGGGGTCAGCCCAAGTGCCTCTGGCTGACTGCGTGCTGACCTTTCTGGCCATGGAGTGTGCCTGTCCTGATGTGGAGACCTACCGGGCAGCCTTGCGCAGACTGGCTGGCCTGCTGAAGCCCGGAGGGCACCTGGTGACTTTGGTTACTCTGCGTTTCCAGCATTACATGGTGGGCCCCAAGAAGTTCTCTGGGGTCTACCTGGAGAAGGAGACAGTGGAGAAGGCTATTCAAGATGCTGGTTGCCAGGTGCTGAGGTGCAACTGCGTCTCCCTCAGCTACTCAGAGGCCTACTGCGTCAACGACGGTTTATGCTTCGTGGTTGCTCGAAAGGGTCCCAGTGCCTGAGGCCACTGGTAGAGAATCGCCTTCCCGCAGGGAAGTTACAGCTATCATTTGTATAGCCTTCCTTCACAGCTTTCTAACACCGACCATGTTGCTTCTATCTCTTACCATAACAGAAGGTCACAAGGGGAAACCCAAGGTTCTCTCTTTTCAGTGCCAAAACCCATCCCTTTTGCTCCTGTATACCGTGATTAAAGCTCATTAAAATAAAGTGGCTTCTCTGGATTCTGTCACCGGATGTCGTCTCCCAACAACAGACGAGAGAGAGTTTGGCTGACAAACATTTGAAGAGCAGACATGCAGGTGAGCACAAATGCAGGTGCAGGACAGAGAGCAGGAGAAAGGTGCTTTGTGTAGCACAGTGCCCTCCCTACTGAGGCGGCTGACGCTTGGACCAATGTTGGGGCCTTCGGGTGGTATTACCTACTGAGTGAGGGGGCCAGCCATGTATACCAGCTTTCCTCACAGTGGCCAGAGGCAGCTCTTGAGGGTCTCTTGTCTCAGCAGCTTCAGCGGACTTGAAGATGCCAACCACAGTTAGTCTGGTCACCATGCCCTGGTTCAAAAAAGAGATTCCAATGTGTGCAGTCAATGTGCTAGCTGAAGTGGACAGCATCTGAGACCCAGAAATATTGTATTTTCTGGCTTGTGTTGTCAAAGGTTATTTAAAGCCATCAACGCCCAATTAGCAGGACCTGTGAATGTCACTTTCTCACAAGCTGCCATGGGGGAGGTGACTTTCCCTAGACTACTAGTTGAGTAAGGAATGTGGCTTTTTGCATAATAAAGAGCTGGAGCTGGGGCAGAAAGAAAGGGCAGGCAGAGAGAAGTAGAGCACCACAGAAAGGAGATGGATGGAGCTGGAGGCAGGCAATAAGAACCATGgggaaggctggagagacggctcagtggttaaacgcACTGACTGcgctttcagaggtcctgagttcaattgcccagcaaccacatggtggccacaaccatctgtcatgggatccgatgccctcttctggcgtgtctaaAGACAGGGTActcaacatacataaaataaataaatctgaaaacaaaaaaaaaacaaaaaacaaaaaaaaaaaagaaaaaagggaagaagaaccACGTGGAGAGACAGAATTGCAGAGAACTGGGGTTACTTTAGATGCTAGACACTAGTTGAGAGACTGCCCCTGCAAAAAGCCAACAGCTTTAAACTGTGTGGATTTCTTCCTGTCTTAATTAAGCCTCAAGCAAAGCCCCACACTAGAAGACTAGTACACTGCCGTCCACAGCACTTGCAGCTTGTCCCTTAAGCTCTAGCTGGCTCCAGGACACAGTTACTATTAgccttggtggtcatcccatacATAGTACTAGTGAGAAGACTAGGCTGATACCATAACAGGCTTCAAATGGGCAGCTAGAacctaggcctaaatctctgtttccaagaactgggcaattccaggcaagtccagACCTCAGAAGCTGCACCGCAActtggcctgaggcaaggacaatgggtcaatggcagcatccagacttcctcagctacttcctcagcaagtttccagcctcccttctccccccccaccccccccccaacccggTAATAGAATGTTCATAGAGGAGATTCTGACCCTGCCGCATGGTGCCAAGCCGTAATTTCTCTCCATGACAGGTTCTATGGCTTCTACATCAACGCTCACCAGTGACCTCTACTGGCCTTTCATGGTGTCCAGCCTCAGCTTTGCTCCAtgcttcatatttttaaaacctgagAGGCTCCTACATGTTACCAAGTTCAACTACCAGTATAAGACACAGCCTCAACTtcctctggaccacagcttctttgtgctgaCGCTAGGGAAATATTCCCCCAAGATTTTATCTCAGTGACGCTGGTCTCTTCTTACCTGCTCTGAATTTAACTGACCAGCATAGACTGTGCCATCAGCAAAGCAAATGTTTGCTCTAGTCATTCTGGTTTGTTGTTAACTGTTAAGTACAAAGGGTCGAGGGGGTACCTggcaggcccatgccaaggcgTGTCCCTGAGTAAGTAGTGTGCAGAACCGTTGAGTGATCAGAACTCAGTGTGACAACTCCATGCAACAAACCTGGTATAAAGGGGCTTtggggcagggaagggagaggggtgaggacCTGGGGAAGGAGTAGAGGCAGCAAGAGAgccagaagggcagagagagagatgggtaacagagggagaggaagggactccaaggacagaaagggggagagataACGCTGCCAAGAACAGGGGTCCTTTTAGGTGGCACACCTGGCAGTGGCAGCAGGTGATGGCAGCAGGTCTAATCTGTTGCTAGGTCCCTGAGGGGAGCCTGGTGGAATTGCCTGTAAACTAACATTAACCACAGCTAACTCTTCAGCCCTAGCTGACTAGAGCCACAGGTCTGAATACAAAATATCACTCAATGGCTCCGACGGATCTTTGCTTCACCCTGAACGTCACAAGCCGGGTCCCCACCATCTGTACTGCTCTTCGTATTTGTCACCTCTCCGAGCCTAGAGAACAACCCACTGAGTTCTGAGCACTCAATGGCTTGTCCAGACCAAAGTTCAAATGAGAGCACAATTCTCCCTAAAACATATGGTCAGGTTTGTTACAATGTCCCCATCCTAATACCAATTTCTA
The DNA window shown above is from Arvicanthis niloticus isolate mArvNil1 chromosome 15, mArvNil1.pat.X, whole genome shotgun sequence and carries:
- the Inmt gene encoding indolethylamine N-methyltransferase, with translation MEGKVSMRGEDYEKDFIPKDYLTTFYSFGSGTVAEMEILKFSLQNLYQTFSAGGVGGDVLIDIGSGPTIYQLLSACEVFREIIVTDYTPQNLQELQKWLKKEPGAYDWSSIVQHVCELEGDRSRWQEKEAKLRKTVTRVLRCDVTKTPPLGSAQVPLADCVLTFLAMECACPDVETYRAALRRLAGLLKPGGHLVTLVTLRFQHYMVGPKKFSGVYLEKETVEKAIQDAGCQVLRCNCVSLSYSEAYCVNDGLCFVVARKGPSA